The Caulifigura coniformis genome includes a region encoding these proteins:
- a CDS encoding sensor domain-containing diguanylate cyclase gives MAGVVFAASLFGILTRPVGFLAAFWPANAVLLGLMVRYPQLATPSGWLAATAGYLAADLVTGGGLLMTIWLTAGNLAGAMTGVFLFSRLNAEHRHLRRPLSMLYLFAICAATGVAAAAVGGGAGPVLIGKPWWTSCAFWFATELVNGILLLPVILTVPRPGDIRSWKGQLFNQFRTDGAAALPVLTLLASMVCSLLLGGPGAIMFSVPALLWCALSYDIFTTACLTLLYCSWMLVAVSMGALVIHPNADYIDQTMSIRLGISLLALGPLTAAGINSVKEELLRSLNHAVSYDFLTKALARRAFMEKGGALVRQRSSRPRRLAVLMMDIDHFKRVNDHYGHAAGDQVLVSFVSMVASVLREDDLFGRLGGEEFAVVLPNIDPVDAAAIAERLRAKVETTPVALKEGEELRITVSVGLVYPPESSSLTLDRLLTEADAALYRSKQAGRNRVTTAQAHDSRFDRDLSS, from the coding sequence GTGGCTGGTGTCGTTTTTGCGGCGTCGTTGTTCGGGATTCTGACGCGCCCGGTCGGTTTTCTGGCCGCATTCTGGCCGGCCAATGCGGTGCTCCTGGGGCTGATGGTCCGCTATCCGCAACTGGCCACCCCGTCCGGCTGGCTTGCCGCGACGGCCGGCTATCTCGCCGCCGACCTCGTCACCGGCGGAGGACTGCTGATGACCATCTGGCTGACCGCGGGGAACCTGGCCGGCGCCATGACCGGGGTGTTCCTGTTCAGTCGATTGAACGCCGAACACCGGCATCTGCGACGCCCGCTGTCGATGCTGTACCTGTTTGCAATCTGCGCGGCCACCGGAGTCGCCGCAGCCGCCGTCGGCGGAGGCGCCGGACCCGTCCTGATCGGAAAACCTTGGTGGACGAGCTGTGCCTTCTGGTTCGCCACCGAACTCGTCAACGGCATTCTGCTCCTGCCGGTGATCCTGACGGTTCCTCGTCCGGGCGACATTCGTTCCTGGAAAGGCCAACTCTTCAACCAGTTCCGCACAGATGGCGCCGCCGCGCTCCCCGTCCTGACTCTCCTTGCCTCGATGGTCTGCAGCCTGCTGTTGGGAGGCCCCGGAGCGATCATGTTCTCCGTTCCGGCGCTGCTGTGGTGTGCGCTGAGCTACGACATCTTCACAACCGCCTGCCTGACGCTCCTGTATTGCTCATGGATGCTCGTTGCCGTCTCAATGGGGGCGCTCGTCATCCATCCCAATGCCGATTACATCGATCAAACGATGTCGATCCGGCTGGGCATCTCCCTACTGGCGCTCGGGCCGCTCACTGCGGCGGGCATCAACTCCGTCAAAGAGGAACTGCTTCGCAGCCTCAATCACGCGGTCAGCTACGACTTCCTCACCAAGGCCCTCGCCCGTCGGGCGTTCATGGAGAAGGGCGGGGCATTGGTCCGCCAGCGCTCGTCGCGGCCGCGCCGCCTCGCCGTGTTGATGATGGACATCGACCACTTCAAACGGGTGAACGATCACTACGGACACGCCGCGGGCGACCAGGTGCTCGTCTCTTTCGTCTCCATGGTCGCCAGTGTCCTGCGTGAGGACGACCTGTTCGGCCGTCTGGGAGGAGAAGAGTTTGCGGTCGTGCTGCCGAATATCGATCCGGTCGACGCCGCTGCGATCGCCGAGCGATTGCGGGCGAAGGTTGAGACGACGCCCGTTGCATTGAAAGAGGGAGAGGAACTTCGCATTACCGTCAGCGTGGGACTCGTGTATCCCCCCGAGTCGTCGTCGTTGACGCTCGATCGGCTTCTGACGGAAGCAGACGCGGCCCTCTACCGTTCCAAGCAGGCTGGCCGAAACAGGGTGACGACCGCGCAGGCGCACGATTCCCGATTCGATCGGGATCTGAGTTCCTAG
- a CDS encoding tetratricopeptide repeat protein → MNAFLTWVIERLRRDYRALTGASARRRRSRQHLQRGMRHMLKDQYFEAAVEYRAAVNEDSTDVYAVVNRGLAWLHLQDFEMAQADFEAAMKLDPRNWFTFLGRGFVHEKRNHFEQARADYQEAHRLLGDANHPQREEILSGLIRCSIALGDASGGLTVADEFLRDFPEGPAGYSIRGQARVGLCLFEDAIADFSEAMQRGLRSSYLLRYRAHAYERIGNVSCAIADLKEAALLEPGDFELQAYLGFSLTQGGQWTEARSHFERLLAEHPDDPLIMNNLAWMLATCPDAAFRDGPLAVRLATKACELSQGTVAHYVGTLGAAFAEVGEFDRAVECSMRALSKFEGTERQECQRILEHYQSRKPYRDVLSKSRRAP, encoded by the coding sequence GTGAACGCATTTCTGACATGGGTGATCGAACGACTTCGAAGAGACTACCGGGCGTTGACCGGGGCATCGGCGCGCCGTCGTCGATCACGCCAGCACCTGCAGCGCGGCATGCGACACATGCTGAAGGATCAGTACTTCGAAGCGGCGGTCGAATATCGCGCGGCCGTCAATGAAGATTCCACGGACGTCTATGCGGTGGTGAATCGCGGGTTGGCATGGCTGCATCTCCAGGACTTCGAGATGGCCCAGGCCGACTTTGAAGCCGCGATGAAACTCGATCCCAGGAACTGGTTCACTTTTCTCGGACGCGGATTTGTTCACGAAAAGCGGAATCACTTCGAACAGGCCCGAGCCGATTACCAGGAAGCTCACAGACTGCTGGGGGACGCCAATCACCCGCAGCGGGAGGAGATTCTCTCGGGATTGATTCGCTGTTCGATTGCTCTGGGGGATGCGTCCGGGGGGCTGACGGTTGCTGATGAGTTTCTTCGGGATTTTCCCGAGGGCCCGGCCGGCTATTCGATTCGGGGGCAGGCGCGGGTCGGGCTTTGTCTGTTCGAGGATGCCATCGCAGACTTTTCCGAAGCGATGCAGCGGGGACTGAGATCGTCCTATCTCCTGCGATACCGGGCTCACGCCTATGAGCGAATTGGAAACGTCTCGTGTGCCATCGCGGACTTGAAGGAGGCCGCACTGCTTGAGCCCGGGGATTTCGAGCTGCAGGCCTATCTCGGTTTCTCTTTGACTCAGGGCGGCCAGTGGACTGAGGCACGCTCCCATTTCGAGCGGCTCCTCGCCGAGCATCCAGATGACCCGCTGATCATGAACAATCTGGCCTGGATGCTGGCAACCTGTCCGGACGCCGCATTCCGGGATGGGCCGCTTGCTGTCCGCCTTGCAACGAAAGCCTGTGAACTGAGCCAGGGAACCGTCGCCCACTATGTCGGAACGCTGGGGGCGGCCTTTGCGGAGGTGGGTGAATTCGACCGCGCCGTCGAGTGCTCAATGAGAGCGCTCTCGAAGTTCGAGGGAACCGAACGCCAGGAGTGTCAGCGAATTCTGGAACACTATCAGTCCCGCAAGCCGTACCGCGACGTGCTGTCGAAATCACGACGCGCCCCTTAG
- a CDS encoding cupin domain-containing protein: protein MTRTILTLALGASVGIGGMLFANQHGHDGESVRVISSQDIAEKLDGKDAGATIVEVTIEAGQSGVAHRHPGPGFVYVLEGEYELGIDDQPTKRYKAGETFYEPTGCLHRVSKNPAAKGRTRLIAVVLHPRGEKEIAVPEKKH from the coding sequence ATGACCAGGACCATTCTCACGCTGGCATTGGGAGCATCGGTCGGAATCGGAGGGATGTTGTTCGCCAATCAGCACGGCCACGACGGGGAGTCGGTGCGCGTGATTTCCAGCCAGGACATTGCCGAGAAGCTGGATGGGAAGGACGCAGGTGCCACGATCGTGGAAGTGACGATTGAGGCCGGCCAGTCCGGAGTCGCGCATCGCCATCCCGGACCGGGCTTCGTCTACGTTCTCGAAGGGGAGTACGAACTGGGAATCGATGACCAGCCGACGAAGCGCTACAAGGCCGGCGAGACGTTCTACGAGCCGACCGGATGCCTGCACCGCGTCTCGAAGAATCCGGCCGCAAAAGGACGGACGCGGTTGATCGCCGTGGTCCTTCATCCACGAGGAGAAAAAGAGATCGCAGTCCCCGAAAAGAAACACTGA
- a CDS encoding SDR family oxidoreductase → MKIVVIGGSGLIGSRLVKRLQKAGHEVLAASPRSGVNAVTGEGLADALHGASVVVDVSNAPSWEEQAVREFFEKSTGNLLTAEGAAGVKHHVVLSVVGAERLVDSGYMKAKVAQESLIKASPIPYTILRATQFMEFVQGIAESFAVGETIRVPTAGIQPVAADDVAAMLADIAVEQPVNGTLELGGPQPFAMDDLVRQYFQSVGLARNVVTDDESRYFGERLQQKSLLPEANARLGKITFKKWVEQNAAVGV, encoded by the coding sequence ATGAAGATCGTTGTCATCGGCGGAAGCGGATTGATTGGAAGCCGTCTTGTGAAACGGCTGCAGAAAGCCGGGCACGAGGTCTTGGCGGCGTCGCCGCGGTCTGGAGTGAACGCCGTGACCGGCGAGGGGCTGGCCGATGCGCTGCACGGAGCAAGTGTCGTCGTCGATGTGTCGAACGCGCCTTCGTGGGAGGAACAGGCGGTTCGTGAGTTCTTCGAGAAGTCGACTGGCAACCTGCTGACTGCGGAAGGGGCCGCTGGCGTGAAGCACCACGTGGTGCTGTCGGTCGTCGGCGCGGAGCGACTCGTCGACAGCGGATACATGAAGGCCAAGGTCGCTCAGGAATCGCTCATCAAGGCGTCCCCGATTCCATACACGATCCTGCGGGCGACCCAGTTCATGGAGTTCGTTCAGGGGATCGCCGAGTCGTTCGCCGTAGGGGAAACGATTCGCGTTCCCACCGCCGGCATCCAGCCCGTCGCGGCCGATGACGTCGCCGCCATGCTGGCCGATATTGCCGTCGAACAGCCGGTGAACGGCACCCTGGAACTGGGCGGTCCGCAGCCGTTTGCAATGGATGATCTCGTCCGACAGTACTTCCAGTCGGTCGGACTCGCGAGGAACGTCGTGACGGATGACGAGTCGCGCTACTTCGGCGAACGGCTTCAGCAAAAGTCGCTGCTGCCCGAGGCCAATGCGCGGCTGGGGAAGATCACATTCAAGAAATGGGTCGAGCAGAACGCGGCCGTGGGAGTGTGA
- a CDS encoding VOC family protein has product MAIKRMDNVLIVVDDMDAVKAFFTELGMELEGETTVGGDWVDSVVGLKGVRSEIVMLRTPDGHGKVELSKFHSPQAVRFGPENAPTNALGLRRIMFTVDDVNETVARLRQKQGAELVGEIAEYEGVYRLCFLRGPEGIIVGLAQELR; this is encoded by the coding sequence ATGGCGATCAAACGAATGGACAACGTGCTTATCGTTGTCGACGACATGGATGCGGTCAAAGCGTTCTTCACCGAGCTCGGCATGGAGCTCGAGGGGGAGACGACGGTCGGGGGCGACTGGGTCGACAGTGTCGTCGGTCTCAAGGGAGTCCGCTCCGAGATCGTGATGTTGAGGACGCCCGACGGTCACGGAAAGGTCGAGCTGTCGAAGTTTCACTCGCCGCAGGCGGTTCGGTTCGGGCCGGAGAATGCTCCCACGAATGCACTGGGCCTGCGCCGCATCATGTTTACCGTCGACGACGTGAATGAGACGGTCGCCCGCCTCAGACAGAAGCAGGGCGCTGAACTCGTCGGCGAGATCGCCGAGTACGAAGGCGTCTACCGGCTGTGCTTCCTGCGCGGTCCGGAAGGCATCATCGTCGGCCTGGCTCAGGAACTGCGGTAA
- a CDS encoding class II fumarate hydratase, with amino-acid sequence MSEFRTEHDSMGDVKVPAKAYYGAQTQRAVENFPVSGWPLHADLIHAMGLVKFACGTANHQLGKLTNSGKNRLDEKQVDAMLAAAKEVAAGKFDGEFPIDVFQTGSGTSSNMNANEVISNRAIELLKGDRFDMKKSIHPNDHVNMGQSTNDTFPTAIHVAVAQSIKNKLIPALGKFHAELAKKAKEWDKIIKIGRTHLADATPLRLGQEFGGFARQLELSIERAERALNAVLELPVGGTAVGSGINTHPEFGARTAKVLAAETGIAFVDAVNHFEGNAQRDGLVECHGQLKTIANTLFNVSNNIRWLGSGPRCGFYEVKLPDRQPGSSIMPGKVNPVMCESMMQVCARVIGNDGCITLSGAAGGQFQLNIMMPVMGQTTLESINLLAGATDAFVEFCAIEMEANPEACEASVEKSLSMVTSLNPHIGYEKASALAKEAFKTGKTIRELCTEQNILPADVLNAALDPFSMTEPQA; translated from the coding sequence ATGTCTGAATTCCGCACTGAACACGACTCCATGGGAGACGTGAAGGTTCCCGCCAAGGCCTATTACGGCGCCCAGACGCAGCGCGCCGTCGAGAACTTCCCGGTTTCCGGCTGGCCGCTGCACGCCGACCTGATCCACGCGATGGGGCTCGTGAAGTTCGCCTGCGGTACGGCCAACCACCAGCTCGGCAAGCTTACGAACAGCGGCAAGAACCGGCTCGACGAGAAGCAGGTCGACGCCATGCTCGCCGCCGCCAAGGAAGTCGCCGCCGGGAAGTTTGACGGCGAATTTCCGATCGACGTCTTCCAGACCGGCTCGGGCACCTCGAGCAACATGAACGCCAACGAGGTGATTTCCAACCGTGCGATCGAGCTGCTGAAAGGGGACCGGTTCGACATGAAAAAGTCGATCCACCCCAACGATCACGTCAACATGGGGCAGAGCACCAACGACACGTTCCCCACGGCCATCCACGTTGCGGTTGCGCAGTCGATCAAAAACAAGCTGATCCCTGCGCTCGGGAAGTTCCACGCCGAACTCGCGAAGAAGGCAAAGGAGTGGGACAAGATCATCAAGATCGGCCGGACGCACCTGGCCGACGCCACCCCGCTCCGCCTGGGGCAGGAGTTCGGCGGTTTTGCCCGCCAGCTGGAACTGTCGATCGAGCGGGCCGAACGGGCGCTCAATGCGGTCCTGGAACTGCCGGTCGGCGGCACGGCCGTGGGCTCGGGCATCAACACGCATCCCGAATTCGGCGCGCGGACGGCGAAGGTGCTGGCCGCGGAGACCGGGATCGCGTTCGTGGACGCGGTGAATCATTTTGAAGGGAACGCCCAGCGCGACGGCCTGGTCGAATGCCACGGTCAGCTCAAGACGATCGCCAACACGCTGTTCAATGTTTCCAACAACATCCGCTGGCTTGGCTCGGGCCCGCGGTGCGGGTTCTATGAAGTGAAGCTGCCGGATCGGCAGCCGGGCAGTTCGATCATGCCGGGCAAGGTGAACCCCGTCATGTGCGAGAGCATGATGCAGGTGTGCGCCCGTGTGATCGGCAACGACGGCTGCATTACGCTCAGCGGCGCGGCCGGCGGTCAGTTCCAGCTCAATATCATGATGCCCGTGATGGGCCAGACGACGCTGGAGAGCATCAACCTGCTGGCCGGGGCGACCGACGCCTTCGTCGAGTTCTGTGCGATCGAGATGGAAGCGAACCCCGAGGCGTGCGAAGCGAGCGTGGAGAAGAGCCTGTCGATGGTGACGAGCCTTAACCCCCACATCGGTTACGAAAAGGCGTCCGCTCTCGCGAAGGAGGCCTTCAAGACCGGGAAGACGATCCGGGAACTCTGCACGGAGCAGAACATCCTGCCGGCCGACGTGCTGAACGCGGCCCTCGATCCGTTCTCGATGACCGAGCCGCAGGCGTAA
- a CDS encoding sigma-54-dependent transcriptional regulator, which yields MTQQRSILVIEDEQVIRSSLREFLTDEGFVVTEAGNCAEALSLARQQDFQVAICDVRLPDGDGVQLLRKLQQINPSVFVLIITAYATVENAVDAFKAGAFDYLVKPVMFEDVANKLRRVYQFREMFLENQRLRKELSQPQQFDLIVGSSQPLKELQTAIAKIAVTHSNVLLVGETGTGKELFARAIHLAGPKKDEKFIAVNCATRPSELLESELFGSDAGGPGALRSAGDGTVFLDEISHLPMGAQTRLLRAIEFKEGTPSGGSAPYKVSARIIASTSQELLRLVGEGTFQEDLFYRLDGVKVRIPPLRERIDDVPELVDHFIAKHSRAMGKRVTSASSDTIRLLMAAQWKGNVRQLDNAIERAVLMCDGTQIEPKDLPPDLMGLGQPLPDTDDLRSALRHYEKLHIARVLKQWPDKREAAKRLKLGLSSLYRKIEELGLEL from the coding sequence GTGACTCAACAGCGTTCCATTCTCGTCATCGAAGATGAACAGGTCATCCGCAGCAGCCTGCGGGAGTTCCTCACCGACGAAGGCTTTGTGGTGACCGAAGCCGGCAACTGCGCCGAAGCGCTGTCGCTCGCTCGCCAGCAGGATTTCCAGGTGGCGATCTGCGATGTCCGACTGCCGGACGGCGATGGCGTCCAGCTCCTGCGCAAGCTCCAGCAGATCAATCCGTCCGTCTTCGTCCTGATCATCACCGCCTATGCCACGGTCGAAAACGCCGTCGACGCCTTCAAGGCCGGTGCGTTCGACTACCTCGTCAAACCCGTCATGTTCGAGGACGTGGCGAACAAGCTGCGTCGCGTCTACCAGTTCCGTGAGATGTTCCTTGAAAACCAGCGGCTGCGGAAAGAACTGTCGCAGCCGCAGCAGTTCGACCTGATTGTCGGTTCGAGCCAGCCGCTCAAGGAACTGCAGACGGCAATCGCAAAAATCGCGGTGACGCACTCGAACGTGTTGCTCGTCGGGGAAACGGGAACCGGCAAGGAGCTGTTCGCGCGGGCCATCCATCTCGCAGGTCCCAAGAAAGACGAGAAGTTCATCGCCGTCAACTGCGCGACCCGGCCCAGCGAACTGCTGGAAAGCGAGCTGTTCGGGAGCGATGCCGGCGGGCCGGGGGCGCTCCGCAGTGCCGGCGACGGCACGGTGTTTCTCGACGAGATTTCTCACCTGCCGATGGGAGCCCAGACGCGGCTGCTGAGGGCGATCGAGTTCAAGGAAGGAACCCCTTCCGGCGGCTCGGCCCCCTACAAGGTGTCGGCCCGCATCATCGCCTCCACCAGCCAGGAACTGTTGCGGCTCGTGGGAGAGGGCACCTTCCAGGAGGACCTGTTCTACAGGCTGGACGGGGTCAAGGTCCGCATCCCGCCGCTCCGGGAACGGATCGACGATGTGCCGGAGCTGGTCGATCATTTCATCGCGAAGCACAGCCGGGCGATGGGCAAGCGGGTCACGAGTGCCTCGAGCGATACGATCCGCCTGTTGATGGCGGCCCAGTGGAAGGGGAACGTCCGGCAGCTCGACAACGCCATCGAGCGCGCCGTGCTGATGTGCGACGGAACGCAGATCGAACCGAAAGACCTCCCGCCCGACCTGATGGGCCTGGGCCAGCCGCTGCCCGATACCGACGACCTGCGTTCGGCCCTCAGGCACTACGAGAAACTGCATATCGCCCGCGTCCTGAAGCAGTGGCCCGATAAGCGCGAAGCGGCCAAGCGTCTGAAACTCGGCCTTTCGAGCCTCTATCGAAAGATCGAAGAACTCGGCCTCGAGCTGTGA
- a CDS encoding MotA/TolQ/ExbB proton channel family protein: MEPLRQMTGMLNQFSALSTYVIVAAFAVHLFVFFTLTLWARRDLKNMASALYDFTRGLRHQSLLDRAAPLSDQVDAFLADVNDVISDPARVADRRSLHIRMQIMDERRRYLNSMTFETVYNMARTMIEAYPLGGIVGTVLAIGAALNADAGGVASVDAIVKRFGESIWCTFAGLVATIILLFINSFLEPGFNRLAENRQHVRETVARAKRELSLHAPQAGDEEAAT; this comes from the coding sequence ATGGAACCGCTGCGGCAGATGACCGGGATGCTGAACCAGTTCTCGGCGCTGTCGACGTACGTCATCGTCGCGGCGTTCGCCGTGCACCTGTTCGTGTTCTTCACGCTCACGCTCTGGGCCCGGCGCGACCTCAAGAACATGGCTTCGGCCCTGTACGACTTCACTCGCGGACTCAGGCACCAGAGCCTGCTCGATCGAGCAGCCCCGCTTTCAGATCAGGTCGACGCCTTCCTCGCAGACGTCAATGACGTGATCAGCGATCCGGCCCGCGTGGCTGATCGCCGGTCGCTGCACATCCGTATGCAGATCATGGACGAGCGGCGGCGGTACCTGAACTCGATGACGTTCGAGACCGTCTACAACATGGCCCGGACGATGATCGAGGCCTATCCCCTGGGAGGGATCGTCGGGACGGTGCTCGCCATCGGCGCCGCGCTCAATGCCGACGCCGGCGGTGTTGCGAGCGTCGATGCTATTGTGAAACGGTTCGGCGAATCGATCTGGTGCACCTTCGCGGGCCTCGTGGCGACGATCATCCTCCTGTTCATCAACAGCTTCCTCGAGCCGGGTTTCAACCGGCTCGCCGAGAATCGCCAGCACGTGCGGGAAACTGTCGCGCGGGCGAAACGCGAATTGTCGCTGCACGCGCCCCAGGCAGGCGATGAAGAGGCTGCGACGTGA
- a CDS encoding aminotransferase class V-fold PLP-dependent enzyme — MTRADLDASEWAEHWPQIPGVIYLNHGSFGRAPRAVLDAQKSWTAKLQQNPVDFFTRQLDRLLDSAADKMSRFVGCKSGDLVFVPNATVAMNIVAANVQLDSGDEVLLNDHEYGAVCRIWRTRCQQAGAKLVVARLPDPLTSREQIIEAIFAAVTERTRLIVVSHVTSPTAIVFPVEEICARARALGIRVCIDGPHALAMRPINLEMLGCDFYCVSCHKWLAAGIGSGWLYVRGGLKNHLHPTTLSWGRSLSGRPATWKDEFHWPGTFDPAAYLSTTAAIEFLSMVGLEAFRSTTHALARETRARLLAELDGVALSPDGPDWYGSMVTVRLPWLRTRDSGVPINHPLQAALWEQFHIEVPVVELNGHAHLRVSCHLYTRAGDIEALMAALRQLRPSHSH, encoded by the coding sequence ATGACGCGCGCAGATTTGGACGCCTCGGAGTGGGCCGAACATTGGCCCCAGATCCCGGGCGTCATCTATCTCAATCACGGCTCCTTCGGCCGGGCCCCCAGGGCCGTCCTCGATGCCCAGAAGTCGTGGACGGCGAAGCTCCAGCAGAACCCCGTCGACTTCTTCACGCGGCAGCTCGACAGGCTGCTCGATTCGGCGGCCGACAAAATGTCTCGGTTCGTCGGCTGTAAGTCGGGCGACCTGGTGTTCGTGCCCAACGCCACCGTGGCGATGAACATTGTCGCGGCCAACGTCCAGCTCGATTCGGGCGACGAGGTGTTGCTGAACGACCATGAATACGGGGCCGTCTGCCGCATCTGGAGAACGCGCTGCCAGCAGGCCGGCGCAAAGCTCGTCGTCGCCCGCCTGCCCGATCCGCTCACTTCCAGAGAACAGATCATCGAAGCGATTTTCGCAGCCGTGACCGAGCGGACGCGGCTGATCGTCGTCAGCCATGTGACTTCCCCGACCGCGATTGTGTTTCCCGTTGAGGAGATCTGTGCCCGGGCGCGGGCGCTCGGAATCCGGGTCTGCATCGACGGTCCGCACGCCCTCGCCATGCGGCCCATCAATCTCGAGATGCTCGGCTGCGACTTTTACTGCGTCAGCTGCCACAAGTGGCTCGCGGCCGGTATCGGGAGTGGCTGGCTGTATGTCCGCGGCGGCCTCAAAAACCATCTGCACCCGACGACGCTCAGTTGGGGACGCAGCCTCAGCGGCCGCCCGGCGACCTGGAAGGATGAATTTCATTGGCCCGGCACTTTCGATCCCGCGGCCTATCTCTCCACGACCGCCGCGATCGAGTTTCTGTCGATGGTCGGCCTCGAGGCATTCCGCTCAACGACCCACGCCCTCGCCCGCGAAACGCGGGCCCGCCTGCTTGCCGAACTGGACGGCGTTGCGCTCTCGCCGGACGGCCCCGACTGGTACGGCTCGATGGTCACTGTCCGGCTGCCGTGGCTGCGAACGCGCGATTCGGGAGTCCCCATCAATCACCCGCTCCAGGCAGCGCTCTGGGAGCAGTTCCATATCGAGGTCCCGGTCGTGGAATTGAATGGCCACGCCCACCTGCGAGTCTCCTGTCATCTCTATACGAGGGCCGGCGACATCGAGGCGCTGATGGCCGCGCTCAGGCAGCTGCGTCCCTCGCATTCGCACTGA
- a CDS encoding polysaccharide deacetylase family protein: MASIWESQSTASQPSGWRRSFRHRFAHLWPRAAAAYVRDLSIRLPESPGHQKIAALTFDDGPTDAGTPLLLECLARHGLKATFFVLGENVRRFPARAREIVAAGHSLGNHFRRHIDCWKTRPREVIREITEGTRIIEETAGVSPAWCRPPFGRLTHAVVKWSRIHQQPIALWDVFPADYLEETTAESLRQVLEGRLRARSIVCLHDNVVSMQKTPAMLGQSLPGLISAGWSFSPLPGATARNASTQPTPPAAALIGAGSVDDGALDISANARDAAA, translated from the coding sequence ATGGCCTCGATCTGGGAATCTCAGTCGACTGCGAGTCAGCCATCCGGCTGGCGACGAAGTTTTCGCCATCGCTTCGCCCACCTGTGGCCCCGTGCAGCCGCGGCGTATGTGCGCGATCTGTCGATCCGGCTTCCCGAATCGCCCGGCCATCAGAAGATCGCGGCGTTGACCTTTGACGACGGGCCGACTGACGCGGGAACTCCCCTGCTGCTGGAATGTCTCGCGCGTCACGGCCTCAAGGCGACCTTCTTCGTCCTCGGTGAGAATGTGCGAAGGTTTCCCGCGCGGGCGCGAGAGATCGTCGCGGCCGGGCATTCCCTGGGCAACCACTTTCGCCGTCATATCGATTGCTGGAAGACACGGCCGCGGGAAGTCATTCGGGAGATCACCGAAGGAACCCGCATCATCGAAGAGACCGCAGGGGTGTCTCCTGCGTGGTGCCGTCCGCCGTTCGGACGGCTGACGCACGCGGTCGTGAAATGGAGCCGGATTCACCAGCAGCCGATCGCGCTGTGGGACGTGTTCCCGGCCGATTATCTCGAAGAGACCACCGCTGAGTCGCTCCGGCAGGTGCTCGAGGGCCGGCTCCGGGCCCGGTCAATCGTGTGCCTGCACGACAACGTGGTGTCGATGCAGAAAACCCCTGCCATGCTCGGGCAGTCGCTACCGGGCCTGATCTCCGCGGGCTGGTCGTTCTCGCCGTTGCCTGGTGCGACAGCACGAAACGCGAGCACGCAGCCGACACCGCCGGCTGCTGCGTTGATCGGCGCTGGCAGCGTCGACGACGGAGCATTGGATATCAGTGCGAATGCGAGGGACGCAGCTGCCTGA
- a CDS encoding SirB1 family protein, which yields MPPLCHFEDDVEFTKLIGFQRSVSMTQAALEIARDARPSLDFQTTQLRLAAIADDARGAIVKHRNDAETLKAICNVIAGTYGFSGSASCFDAADSSYLDRVVETRRGIPISLSLIYIAVGEQLGLPISGVAAPAHFLCRYESDEGPLFVDAYGGGRIMSEMECIEWLGGVSGLSAQDLRPTLQTAPPRTIVLRMLNNLKTLHLRKDNWLGAERVLRRLLALRPSSFIDRRDLASVSLMLGRPGRVIDLFRGQVSHLLPEERLAVEELLASARQMLAACN from the coding sequence ATGCCACCGCTCTGCCACTTCGAAGACGACGTCGAGTTCACGAAGTTGATCGGATTCCAGCGTTCGGTTTCGATGACGCAGGCCGCGCTCGAAATCGCGAGAGACGCCCGTCCCTCGCTCGATTTCCAGACCACCCAGCTTCGACTCGCCGCCATCGCCGACGACGCCCGCGGGGCGATCGTCAAACACCGGAATGACGCTGAGACGCTGAAGGCGATCTGCAACGTCATTGCCGGGACCTATGGATTCTCAGGGTCGGCTTCCTGCTTTGACGCAGCCGACTCGAGTTACCTCGACCGGGTGGTCGAGACTCGGCGGGGAATTCCGATCTCCCTCTCGCTGATCTACATCGCCGTTGGAGAACAGTTGGGGCTGCCGATCAGCGGCGTGGCCGCGCCGGCCCATTTCCTCTGCCGCTATGAAAGCGACGAGGGGCCGTTGTTCGTCGACGCCTATGGCGGCGGACGGATCATGTCCGAAATGGAATGCATCGAATGGCTGGGCGGGGTGTCCGGCCTTTCGGCCCAGGATCTCCGGCCGACGCTGCAGACGGCGCCCCCCCGGACGATCGTTCTGAGGATGCTCAACAACCTCAAAACGCTGCACCTTCGAAAAGACAACTGGCTCGGCGCGGAACGTGTGCTGCGGAGGCTTCTGGCGCTCCGCCCTTCGTCTTTCATCGATCGCCGCGACCTCGCCTCCGTTTCGCTGATGCTCGGCCGCCCAGGGCGCGTCATCGATCTATTCCGCGGCCAGGTGTCCCACCTGCTCCCCGAGGAGCGACTGGCGGTGGAAGAACTGCTGGCGTCGGCCCGTCAGATGCTGGCCGCCTGCAACTAG